TTACGGCAGGCTGCGGCAACCCAGCGCGGCCAGCATGCCATGCAGCATGGGGACGTGCATCAACCACGGCCCGGCGAGCGTGAGCAGGCCGGCGCCGATCACCAGCGCGCCCGCCGCGTTGCGCAAACCGCCACGCTGCAACCGTTGGCCGATGCGCGCCCCGGCCCAGGTCAGCGGGATCATCAAGGGCAGGGTGCCCAAGCCGAACGCGGCCATGGTCAGCGCGCCATGCGCGGCGCTGGCCTGCAGCCACGCGGCGGCGAGCAGGGTGGTGCTGAGACCGCACGGCATCCAGCCCCACAGCATGCCGACCGCGAGTCGCTTGCCGGCGGTATCCGCCGGCCATGCGCGCGCGCGCAGCGGCGCCAGCCAACGCCACAGGCGCGCGCCGGAGCCTCCGCCGAACTTCGGCAGGCGATGCGTGCGGTCCAGCAGGCGCAGGCCAGCTATTACCAGCACGATGCCGACCAGCGCCCGCATCGCGATCCCGAGTTGCGGCATGCGTGCCAGCTGCAGCAGGCCGCCGCCGAGCCCGCCGACGATGGCGCCGGCCAGCGCATAGCCCAGCACCCGGCCGAGGTTCGGCAGCGCCGCCATCCACACGCTGTCGCGTTGCCCGACGGCGAGGCTGGTGGCGATGCCGCCGCACATCGCCGCGCAATGCACGGTGCCGAGCAGGCCGCTGGCGAACGCGGCCAGCAGCACCAGGCCGTCAACCGGCATCGTCGCCGGCCTGGTCGCGCGGGTGCCGCGGCGCGGGCGCGTCGTCGTCGCGGAGGATGTCGATGGCCGGGGTGTCGAGGTCGTCGAACTGGCCGCGCTTCACGGCCCACGCGAAGGCCCAGATCGCCACCACCAGCAGCATCAGGCTGAGCGGGATGAGCAGCAGCAGGATGGCCATCAGGCGCGCTCCATGCGCGGTGCGCGCGCCAGCCGCAGCGCATTGAGCGTCACGGTGAGCGAGGACAGGGCCATGCCCAGCGCGGCCAGCCACGGCGTGACCAGCCCGAGCGCGGCGACCGGCAGCGCCAGCAGGTTGTAGCCCAATGCCCAGGCCAGGTTCTGGCGGATCACTGTGCGCGTGCGACGCGCCAGCACGATGGCCTGCGGGATGCGCATCAGGGTGGGTGCGGCCAGCACCAGGTCGGCGTTGCGGGTGGCCAATGCTGCGCCGTCGCCGATGGCGATGGACACGTCGGCGGCGGCCAGCACCGGCGCGTCGTTGATGCCGTCGCCGATCATCGCCACCGCGCGGCCTGCCGATTGCAGGCGCTGCAGTTCGGCGAGCTTCTGTTCGGGCGATCGGCGCGCCAGCGCATGTTCGATGCCGAGCAAGTCGGCGAAGCGGTGGACCGCGGTCGCGCCATCGCCGCTGAGCAGGTGCACATGCATGCCGTGCGCGTGCAAGGCATGCACGGCATCGCCGGCATCCGCGCGCTGGCGTTCGCGGATGCCGAAGCGCGCGTGGGCGCGTTCGCCATCGCCCAGCCACAGCGCGCCGTCGTCCTCGCCCTTGCAGGCGAACGCGGCATGGCCGAGCCGCCAGCGCCTGCCTTCGACGCGGCCTTCGATGCCGGCACCCGCATGGGTGGCGACGTCGCTCGCCTGCGGCGGGTCGACGATGACCGCGAACGCCCTTGCCAGCGGGTGCGTGCTGCCGCGTTCGAGCGCGGCGGCGATGCGCAGCGCATCGACCTGCGACAGATCCGCGAAGGTGGCGATGGCGCCGAGCTCCGGCTCGCCGTCGCTGAGCGTGCCGGTCTTGTCGAACACGACGGTGTCGATGCCGGCCAGCCGTTCCAGCGCATCGGCGCGCACCGGCAGCACGCCGATCTTCGCCAGCGCGCTGTTGGCGGCGGCCAGCGCGGCGGGGATCGCCATCGACAGCGCGCACGGGCAGCTGATCACCAGCCAGGCCAGGGCGACCTCGAAGGCGCGCTCCGGCGCATGCGCGCGCCATGCGGAATACAGCACGACGGCGCCTGCAAGTTGCGCGGTGACGAAGATCCGGGCGATGCGATCCGCGTTGCGCGCGGCGGGCGGGCGCTGCGCCTGCGCGCGTTCGACCAGTGCGGCGAGCTGCGCCAGCCGCGTGTCGCCGCCGGTGCGTTCGACGCGGATGCGCGCGGTGCGGCCGTCGCACAGCGATCCGGCGAGCACTGTGTCGCCGGCCTGCTTGCGCAGCGGACGCGATTCGCCGGTGAGCAGGGCTTCGCCGAAGCGGGCTTCGGCATCCAGCAGCACGCCATCCGCGGGCGCCGCCTCACCCGCCGGAATGCGCACGATGTCGCCGATGGCCAGTTGCGCCAGCGGCACGGTTTCGCTGCCGCCATCGGCGGTTTCGCGCAGCGCCAGGGCGGGCCGCGCGCGGGCGAGGGCATCGACCTGCGCGCTGGCGGTGGTGCGCACGCGTTGCTCCAGCATCCTCGCGAGCAGCAGCAGGAACACGAACATCACCGCGGCGTCGTACCAGACATGCGGGCCGCCGCGCACGGTCTCGACCACGCTGGCGCCGTAGGCGAGCAGGGTGGACGACGCGATCAGCGTATCCATGCCGGGGGCGCGTTCGCGCAGCTCGCGCCAGGCGCCGGACAGGAACGGCCAGCCGGCCCAGAACACCACCGGCGTCGACACCAGGAAGGCGATCCAGCGCAGGAAGTCGCGCATCGGCAGCGACATCTGGTTCGAGGTGTCGAGGTACAGCGCCTCGGCGAACATCATCGCCTGCATCGCGCCCAGCCCGGCGATGCCGATCCGCAGCAGCCAGCGGTTGCGTTCGCGCCGACGTTCGCGTTCGCGTTCCTCGCCGGCGGCGAGATACGGGCGGTAGCCCAATGCCTGCAGCCGCCGCAACGGCCGCGACAGCGGGGTGCGCGCCGGGTCCCAGGCGATGCGGATGCGGCCGGTCACCGCATTGGCGACCACGTCCAGCACGCCGTCCTCGCGCGAGAGCGCGCGATCGATCAGCCAGGCGCAGGCCGCGCAATGCATGCCCTCGGCGACCACCACCAGTTCGCGGCCGCCGTCGACCGCGCGGGCATGGCCGGCGAGCACGTCCTCGCGGTCCCAGTGCGCCAGCGAGCCATCGTCGGGATCGATGCGACGGCCCGGGCGTTCGCGCAGGCGGTAATAGTCGTCGAGGGCGGCGTCGCGGATCCATTGCGCGGCGG
Above is a genomic segment from Thermomonas aquatica containing:
- a CDS encoding sulfite exporter TauE/SafE family protein translates to MPVDGLVLLAAFASGLLGTVHCAAMCGGIATSLAVGQRDSVWMAALPNLGRVLGYALAGAIVGGLGGGLLQLARMPQLGIAMRALVGIVLVIAGLRLLDRTHRLPKFGGGSGARLWRWLAPLRARAWPADTAGKRLAVGMLWGWMPCGLSTTLLAAAWLQASAAHGALTMAAFGLGTLPLMIPLTWAGARIGQRLQRGGLRNAAGALVIGAGLLTLAGPWLMHVPMLHGMLAALGCRSLP
- the ccoS gene encoding cbb3-type cytochrome oxidase assembly protein CcoS, with translation MAILLLLIPLSLMLLVVAIWAFAWAVKRGQFDDLDTPAIDILRDDDAPAPRHPRDQAGDDAG
- a CDS encoding heavy metal translocating P-type ATPase, which produces MNGMVAVAGPVPAAAAGCFHCGDSLPAAPVALRLDGVTREFCCNGCAAAAQWIRDAALDDYYRLRERPGRRIDPDDGSLAHWDREDVLAGHARAVDGGRELVVVAEGMHCAACAWLIDRALSREDGVLDVVANAVTGRIRIAWDPARTPLSRPLRRLQALGYRPYLAAGEERERERRRERNRWLLRIGIAGLGAMQAMMFAEALYLDTSNQMSLPMRDFLRWIAFLVSTPVVFWAGWPFLSGAWRELRERAPGMDTLIASSTLLAYGASVVETVRGGPHVWYDAAVMFVFLLLLARMLEQRVRTTASAQVDALARARPALALRETADGGSETVPLAQLAIGDIVRIPAGEAAPADGVLLDAEARFGEALLTGESRPLRKQAGDTVLAGSLCDGRTARIRVERTGGDTRLAQLAALVERAQAQRPPAARNADRIARIFVTAQLAGAVVLYSAWRAHAPERAFEVALAWLVISCPCALSMAIPAALAAANSALAKIGVLPVRADALERLAGIDTVVFDKTGTLSDGEPELGAIATFADLSQVDALRIAAALERGSTHPLARAFAVIVDPPQASDVATHAGAGIEGRVEGRRWRLGHAAFACKGEDDGALWLGDGERAHARFGIRERQRADAGDAVHALHAHGMHVHLLSGDGATAVHRFADLLGIEHALARRSPEQKLAELQRLQSAGRAVAMIGDGINDAPVLAAADVSIAIGDGAALATRNADLVLAAPTLMRIPQAIVLARRTRTVIRQNLAWALGYNLLALPVAALGLVTPWLAALGMALSSLTVTLNALRLARAPRMERA